A single Arcobacter sp. F2176 DNA region contains:
- a CDS encoding HIT domain-containing protein — translation MERIYAPWRFEYVTEDKIDGCVFCHIYENPNDDEKLGVVFRDKNCYVVMNKYPYTPGHMMVIPNFHTENIEDLNDEVWIEMSLRVKQATKMLKEVLNAEGINIGMNLSKAAGAGIAEHVHYHLVPRWGGDTNFITTIGDTRVYPVDFGKIYKKLCENALEYFV, via the coding sequence ATGGAAAGAATATACGCACCTTGGCGATTTGAATATGTAACAGAAGATAAGATTGATGGGTGTGTTTTTTGCCACATTTATGAAAATCCAAATGATGATGAAAAACTAGGTGTTGTTTTTAGAGATAAAAACTGCTATGTAGTTATGAACAAATACCCATACACTCCGGGTCATATGATGGTAATCCCAAATTTTCACACAGAAAATATAGAAGATTTAAACGATGAAGTATGGATTGAGATGTCTTTGAGAGTAAAACAAGCTACAAAGATGTTAAAAGAGGTTTTAAATGCCGAGGGTATAAATATTGGTATGAATCTTAGCAAAGCTGCTGGTGCTGGTATTGCTGAGCATGTTCATTATCATCTTGTTCCAAGATGGGGAGGGGATACTAATTTTATCACGACTATTGGTGATACTAGAGTTTATCCTGTTGATTTTGGGAAGATTTATAAGAAACTTTGTGAGAATGCTTTGGAGTATTTTGTATAA